A stretch of DNA from Nitrospirota bacterium:
CAGTATCTCCCCCATGTAATTTCGCGGTATCGTGCGGCGCTCCCCTTCCAGGCCATGCACCTTTATCGTCGCTCCGCTCTGTCCTGCACCGGCCGGCAGGGCGAAGCCCTCCTCGTGCTTTACCCTTTCGGCCTCCTCCCGAGAGATGCGAAGCCCTATGGCCAGGTCCCCCGTCAGGTGGCTGCCCGCCACGGGGATGCTGAAGGCATGACGGAGGGTGCCCCCTTTGAAGAGGGCCACGTCCGTAGTGCCGGCACCCACGTCGATGAGCAGGACGCCGGCCTCCCTCTCGGCCTCCCTCAGCACCGCGTGCGAGGCGGCCAGCGGGCCGAAGACGGCCTCGATGACCTCCACCCCCGCGCCCTCGCAGCAGCCGAGCATGTTCTCCACGGCGGCTTGGGCCGCCGTTATGGCCATCACCCGGGCCTCCAGCCGCACTCCTCGCATTCCCAGGGGCCGGACGATGTCGCCCTGGCCGTCCAGGGCGTAGGAGACGGGCAGCGCGTGCAAAAGCTCCCTGTTCAGGGGGACGTAGAGGTTCGCCGCACTCTGCACGGCGCGCTCCATGTCCCGCCAGGTTACCTCGCCGCGCTTCACACCGGCCGCTCCGGTGCTCTCGGAACAGCGCACATGGCTCCCCGCTATAGCGGCATAGACCGCCCGTATCTTCACGCCCGAGGTCCTCTCGGCCTCGGCAAGGGCCTCCCTCACGGCCAGGGTGGCCGCCTCCATGTCCACGACCATCCCGGCCTTGAGGCCCCTGGCGGGCGCCTCCCCGGCCCCCACCACGCGCACGCCATTGCCGTGGGAGGCCGCC
This window harbors:
- the ftsA gene encoding cell division protein FtsA — protein: MSGTFIVGLDIGSQKVCAVVAASHGNGVRVVGAGEAPARGLKAGMVVDMEAATLAVREALAEAERTSGVKIRAVYAAIAGSHVRCSESTGAAGVKRGEVTWRDMERAVQSAANLYVPLNRELLHALPVSYALDGQGDIVRPLGMRGVRLEARVMAITAAQAAVENMLGCCEGAGVEVIEAVFGPLAASHAVLREAEREAGVLLIDVGAGTTDVALFKGGTLRHAFSIPVAGSHLTGDLAIGLRISREEAERVKHEEGFALPAGAGQSGATIKVHGLEGERRTIPRNYMGEILLPRCEEIFELLRDGLGDPLLYTCSVAVLTGGSAVLPAMDRVLEAVLGITVRTGVPEGPPAQGLEGPAYATALGLMLYGNEVEAQPPGGVLTTAGERLRQWMENLFDARTWARTGRTPGVRYMKS